A segment of the Streptomyces sp. Tu 2975 genome:
CAGCGCTATCTGAACCAGCAGACTCGCGCCATGGACGAGGTCGTCGACAAGATCGCCGCGGGCTGGCAGGGACCCACCGCGTACCGCTCCCTGCACACCGGCGTCGCCGAGGACGCCGTACGCATCCGCCAAGTGATGATCCTCCTCGAAGCGGCCATGCGCGCCTCGCGCGACGGCTTCACCAAGCAGGAGCTCGACACGCTGGCCCGGATCCGGCGGATGCAGGACGGGGAGGACGTGTCCGCCGCCGCCCGCGTCCTCACCGTGCCCGACCCTGCGCCCGCGCCGGACGCCGGCCAGCCGA
Coding sequences within it:
- a CDS encoding WXG100 family type VII secretion target, which codes for MRNADLDVSEDGLTRLANGLDEMQRYLNQQTRAMDEVVDKIAAGWQGPTAYRSLHTGVAEDAVRIRQVMILLEAAMRASRDGFTKQELDTLARIRRMQDGEDVSAAARVLTVPDPAPAPDAGQPKSRILNV